One Lytechinus variegatus isolate NC3 chromosome 14, Lvar_3.0, whole genome shotgun sequence genomic region harbors:
- the LOC121427854 gene encoding beta-1,3-galactosyl-O-glycosyl-glycoprotein beta-1,6-N-acetylglucosaminyltransferase 4-like: MTFFRVTEVRHHKTRSLRSKRYWLYLWNHWPTITLIYSLVICILVTVRTHQRAIYDMPLHLEYPVDCSKILKGNPREIDLVWKLYEEVVEISANGLIPIPSDRDVAAYADNCDFFKEQRQYPRIAASREEEQYPLAFVIVVHRNAAQVEKLLRALYQPQNVYAIHPDAKSSPDFLKAIQKLASCFDNVFVCSTLEDVQYGRHSRLMADINCMRDLIKREVQWKYLINQCGEAFPLKTNLEMVRQLKSYNGLNDVESYPTVGKKLNRFHRYGSDRKLEVVTRLQQNPPPGDIELFSGNAYNSLTRGFVEYVLSEELPRRFLEWLEDAWSPDEHYWASLNRVPGTPGGFAGSTMDLTTYVNWKHDHRHVCNGWIIHHLCVFSSADLPVISSMPHLFVNKLYYFKDPIALQCLQDSLTNRTHKDHFWLPWLW, encoded by the coding sequence ATGACTTTCTTTCGAGTGACCGAGGTTCGTCACCACAAGACGCGATCTCTGAGGAGTAAAAGATATTGGTTGTACCTTTGGAATCATTGGCCGACCATCACTCTAATCTATTCATTGGTCATCTGCATTCTTGTGACAGTAAGAACCCACCAAAGAGCGATTTATGATATGCCTCTTCATCTGGAATATCCTGTAGATTGTAGTAAGATCTTGAAAGGGAATCCCAGAGAGATAGATCTCGTCTGGAAGCTGTACGAAGAAGTTGTCGAGATATCTGCGAATGGACTCATACCGATACCTTCGGACAGAGATGTGGCGGCTTATGCTGACAACTGCGACTTCTTCAAAGAACAGAGGCAATATCCGCGAATTGCTGCTTCTCGGGAGGAAGAACAGTATCCTTTAGCATTTGTGATAGTCGTTCACCGCAATGCCGCGCAGGTAGAGAAGCTTCTGCGAGCGTTGTACCAACCGCAGAATGTATATGCTATTCACCCAGATGCCAAATCATCGCCTGATTTCTTGAAAGCTATCCAGAAATTGGCATCTTGTTTTGACAACGTATTCGTCTGTTCTACGCTTGAGGATGTTCAATATGGAAGACACTCGCGTCTCATGGCGGACATAAACTGCATGCGAGACTTGATTAAGCGTGAAGTGCAGTGGAAATATTTGATAAACCAATGTGGAGAGGCTTTCCCGCTGAAGACCAACTTGGAGATGGTTCGACAACTAAAGAGCTACAATGGCCTCAACGATGTCGAATCCTACCCGACAGTCGGTAAGAAACTAAACAGATTCCACAGATACGGGTCGGACCGGAAGTTGGAGGTCGTAACCAGACTTCAGCAGAACCCACCACCTGGTGACATAGAACTGTTCTCTGGAAACGCGTACAACTCCCTCACGCGAGGGTTCGTGGAGTATGTCCTGAGCGAAGAGTTGCCACGGAGGTTTCTGGAGTGGCTCGAGGATGCATGGTCTCCGGATGAACACTACTGGGCATCCCTGAACCGCGTTCCTGGAACACCTGGAGGATTTGCTGGAAGTACCATGGACCTTACCACCTATGTCAACTGGAAGCATGATCACCGGCACGTCTGCAACGGTTGGATAATCCACCATCTTTGCGTTTTCAGCTCTGCAGACCTTCCCGTGATATCTTCCATGCCTCATCTTTTCGTCAACAAACTCTACTATTTCAAGGATCCAATAGCACTGCAGTGTCTTCAAGATTCGCTCACGAATAGAACTCACAAGGATCATTTTTGGCTTCCTTGGTTATGGTGA